A stretch of Sulfurimonas autotrophica DSM 16294 DNA encodes these proteins:
- a CDS encoding cation-translocating P-type ATPase — protein MFHTKSIQTTLSDVDATPNGLTTQEVQMRQKHFGQNILPQGKQTTLFQIFLQQFTNPIIYVLIAAAVISLAIGEFSDAGFIVAVLLINAVIGTYQEYQANKSAQALKKMIKTYIFALRNGGKVEIPSEEVTVGDILFFESGVKVPADVRLIQSKDLFLNESLLTGESIDVSKDSHYISTDIDEPVADRRNMLYAGSLVTKGRAIGVVTAIAGQTEVGKISELLLTSEVAKPPLLIRMEKFSFNILKILATVIVIIIFIGIYQGVGLKEIFFFTVALAVSATPEGLPIAITVALSAASASMSKRNVIVRKLSAIEGLGSCTLIASDKTGTMTQNMLSVENFIALNEDNDAHTKALLCAMLCNEATVIQKNNTLEVTGDQVDIALIRYVLHVNSEFFQKYQHIKPLQEIPYEPQNGYAAVKCTLDSGIFDFIKGAPEIIVSKSSLEPEQKEHILNTVNEWAEKGFRNIALAYKQNSETAIADNAYTYLGFVTIIDPLRDGVHEAVQIAQEAGVSVVMVTGDHPNTAYFIAKELSIAIDKEEVIDGTALTHAQEKETLKETIINKKVFARVSPEQKQIIVNSFQDAGNFVAVTGDGVNDAPALKSANIGIAMGKSGTDVARESSDLILTDDFFGSIISGIEEGRIAYDNIRKVIYLLISTGFAEIILVLLAILFALPIPLLPIQLLWLNLVTNGIQDVALGLEKGEPGVLKRKPRSPKEPIFNKPMISRVIVAGLYMGVAAFSLFYILLNNGYSVDTARNITLLLMVLFENVHVFNSRSENHFLFEINHKQNKFLWMSVVGAFGIHLFSMHNPFMQSVLGLKPVDSSMWFLLISIALLLMLVMESEKFIRMKIFSV, from the coding sequence ATGTTTCACACAAAAAGTATTCAAACCACGCTTAGTGATGTGGATGCTACACCAAACGGTTTAACAACTCAAGAAGTACAGATGAGACAAAAACATTTTGGGCAGAACATACTTCCTCAGGGAAAACAAACTACTTTGTTTCAAATCTTTTTGCAACAATTTACAAATCCCATTATATATGTTTTAATTGCAGCTGCTGTAATATCTCTTGCTATTGGAGAGTTCAGTGATGCCGGATTTATTGTAGCTGTACTTTTAATAAATGCAGTCATAGGAACCTATCAGGAGTATCAGGCAAATAAAAGTGCGCAAGCTCTCAAAAAGATGATTAAAACCTATATTTTTGCTCTTAGAAATGGGGGAAAAGTAGAAATTCCCAGTGAAGAAGTCACAGTAGGAGACATCCTCTTTTTTGAATCGGGAGTAAAAGTGCCTGCTGATGTGCGTCTGATACAAAGCAAAGATTTATTTCTAAACGAATCACTTCTCACAGGAGAATCCATAGATGTCAGTAAAGATTCACATTACATATCTACTGATATTGACGAACCTGTAGCCGATCGAAGAAACATGCTCTATGCAGGTTCACTCGTCACAAAAGGCAGAGCTATAGGCGTTGTCACAGCAATAGCAGGACAGACAGAAGTCGGAAAAATTTCTGAGCTTTTACTGACCTCTGAAGTTGCAAAACCGCCTCTGTTGATTCGCATGGAAAAATTTTCATTCAATATCTTAAAAATCCTTGCTACTGTTATTGTTATTATTATATTTATTGGCATCTATCAAGGTGTAGGGCTTAAGGAAATATTCTTCTTTACTGTTGCTTTGGCCGTTTCTGCCACGCCTGAAGGCCTTCCTATTGCCATTACAGTAGCACTTAGTGCTGCAAGTGCCTCGATGAGTAAAAGAAATGTAATTGTACGTAAACTTTCCGCTATTGAGGGGCTGGGTTCTTGTACTTTAATTGCCAGTGATAAAACAGGAACTATGACCCAAAATATGCTTAGTGTTGAAAATTTCATAGCACTCAATGAGGATAATGATGCGCACACAAAAGCCCTGCTTTGTGCAATGCTGTGCAATGAAGCCACTGTAATACAAAAGAATAATACTTTAGAGGTCACAGGAGACCAGGTTGATATTGCACTTATTAGGTATGTTTTACATGTAAACAGTGAATTTTTTCAAAAGTATCAGCATATCAAACCCTTGCAAGAAATTCCTTATGAACCGCAAAACGGCTATGCGGCTGTTAAATGCACTCTCGATAGTGGAATTTTTGATTTTATAAAGGGTGCCCCTGAAATTATTGTGAGTAAATCTTCTCTTGAGCCTGAACAAAAAGAACATATTCTAAATACGGTAAACGAATGGGCAGAAAAAGGATTTAGAAATATTGCTTTGGCTTACAAACAAAACAGTGAAACAGCAATAGCCGATAATGCTTACACTTATCTTGGTTTTGTGACAATTATAGACCCATTAAGAGATGGCGTACATGAGGCGGTACAAATTGCTCAAGAAGCAGGAGTAAGCGTTGTGATGGTCACGGGAGACCACCCCAATACTGCCTATTTTATTGCAAAAGAGCTCTCAATTGCCATTGATAAAGAAGAGGTAATAGACGGTACTGCACTTACCCACGCTCAAGAAAAAGAGACTCTAAAAGAGACAATAATAAATAAAAAAGTCTTTGCCAGAGTCTCGCCCGAGCAAAAGCAGATTATCGTAAATTCTTTTCAAGATGCTGGAAATTTTGTTGCAGTTACCGGAGACGGTGTCAATGATGCACCTGCTTTAAAAAGCGCAAATATCGGTATAGCAATGGGAAAAAGCGGCACAGATGTAGCCAGAGAATCCAGTGACCTTATTTTGACAGATGATTTTTTCGGTTCTATTATCAGTGGTATCGAAGAGGGAAGAATTGCTTATGACAATATTCGAAAAGTTATTTATTTACTTATATCTACCGGATTTGCAGAAATTATTCTTGTTTTGCTGGCTATCCTCTTTGCATTGCCGATTCCGCTGCTTCCCATACAACTGTTATGGCTCAATCTCGTAACCAATGGAATTCAAGATGTCGCACTTGGACTTGAGAAAGGAGAACCCGGAGTTTTAAAACGTAAACCACGCAGTCCAAAAGAGCCGATTTTTAACAAGCCTATGATTAGCAGAGTGATTGTAGCAGGTCTTTATATGGGAGTTGCAGCCTTTTCACTTTTTTATATTTTACTTAACAACGGCTACAGTGTGGATACTGCTAGAAATATCACTCTGTTGCTGATGGTTTTGTTTGAAAATGTACATGTTTTCAATTCGCGCAGTGAAAATCATTTTCTTTTTGAGATTAATCATAAACAAAACAAATTCTTATGGATGTCTGTAGTGGGCGCATTTGGTATTCATCTTTTTAGTATGCATAATCCATTTATGCAGTCTGTTTTAGGGCTTAAACCGGTTGATTCGTCTATGTGGTTTCTTTTAATATCTATTGCTCTGCTTCTTATGTTAGTGATGGAGAGTGAAAAATTTATACGAATGAAAATCTTTAGTGTATAA
- a CDS encoding DUF234 domain-containing protein: MISDNTTLKEEFKIFYKEHPSKNFEDLVEKFAIFGGVGWGDIDTSKPSYELIEKLILKDYNYIRNDVSDITGGAPLYHALLSAVAMGDGKTHSSYKRAKLEKEVGDKAVVELVDRGIIRVEKPKKEFTSWSDDEKIDNKLYFTTPFLRFWFAFVSPLFKGIKGGDYSEIKKRWQNREAEFTNLIFTQLAHELIKDIFAKEDPIVEISSYWDKEAEFDIFAKTKSGKIILGSTKYTNAKVKKSELTRLQEFAKKANIDTDIFVIVSKKGFSSELKALKGENLRLFTIKNFAKLVE; encoded by the coding sequence TTGATTTCAGACAACACAACACTCAAAGAAGAGTTCAAAATATTTTACAAAGAGCATCCAAGCAAGAATTTTGAAGATTTAGTAGAAAAATTTGCAATTTTCGGCGGTGTCGGCTGGGGTGACATAGACACATCCAAGCCATCATACGAACTTATAGAAAAATTAATACTCAAAGATTATAACTATATTCGCAATGATGTCAGCGACATTACCGGCGGTGCACCGCTTTACCATGCTCTGCTTAGTGCTGTTGCTATGGGCGACGGGAAAACACACTCAAGCTACAAGCGTGCAAAACTTGAAAAAGAAGTTGGAGACAAAGCTGTTGTCGAACTCGTTGATCGAGGAATAATCCGTGTTGAAAAGCCAAAAAAAGAGTTTACTTCTTGGAGTGATGATGAAAAAATCGACAACAAACTTTACTTCACAACGCCTTTTTTACGTTTTTGGTTTGCTTTTGTCTCTCCACTTTTTAAAGGTATTAAGGGCGGTGACTACTCTGAGATAAAAAAACGATGGCAAAACAGAGAAGCCGAGTTTACAAACCTCATATTTACACAACTCGCTCATGAACTCATCAAAGATATTTTTGCCAAAGAAGATCCAATTGTAGAAATTTCAAGCTACTGGGACAAAGAAGCAGAGTTTGACATCTTTGCCAAAACAAAATCTGGAAAAATTATACTCGGCAGTACAAAATATACAAATGCAAAAGTCAAAAAGAGTGAGCTTACCCGCTTGCAGGAATTTGCAAAAAAAGCCAACATTGATACAGATATTTTTGTCATTGTGTCCAAAAAAGGCTTTTCAAGCGAACTTAAAGCCCTAAAAGGTGAAAATTTACGCCTTTTTACAATTAAAAACTTTGCCAAACTGGTAGAATAA
- a CDS encoding RBBP9/YdeN family alpha/beta hydrolase produces MAKKVLLLHGWGGSDFPHWQSWLAGEIAKEYGCVNFLKFSNFDAPKLDIWMKELLTALDDFRPDIVICHSLANTLWFHLCHKKSIKKIEKLYLVTPPSLTCKVEELEEFFPLTPPLNLYAKDTLLITSTNDPYLSVDEAQNLQQSLHVTMKVLENAGHINADSGYGEWKWMLKEVQSALAL; encoded by the coding sequence ATGGCAAAAAAAGTTTTACTGCTTCATGGCTGGGGTGGGAGTGATTTTCCACATTGGCAAAGCTGGCTTGCTGGTGAAATAGCAAAAGAGTACGGCTGTGTCAATTTTTTAAAGTTCTCCAATTTTGATGCACCCAAACTCGATATCTGGATGAAGGAACTTCTCACAGCTCTTGATGACTTTAGACCCGATATTGTCATCTGCCACTCTTTGGCAAATACTTTATGGTTTCATTTGTGTCATAAAAAGAGCATAAAAAAGATAGAAAAACTTTACCTTGTTACACCGCCTAGTCTTACATGTAAAGTAGAAGAATTAGAAGAATTTTTCCCTCTCACTCCGCCTCTGAACTTATATGCAAAAGATACATTGCTTATTACTTCAACAAATGACCCTTATCTGAGTGTTGATGAAGCACAGAACTTACAACAAAGCTTACATGTAACAATGAAAGTTTTAGAAAATGCCGGACATATAAACGCCGACAGCGGCTACGGAGAGTGGAAATGGATGCTTAAAGAGGTGCAATCAGCCTTAGCTCTTTAA
- a CDS encoding sensor domain-containing diguanylate cyclase, translating into MKSFNMLFQDEKSLDEFITLHPIDEAKNLFVQIFSGVVDIDIFMKISRILKEKLPHANIIGTTTNGEIFDGEMLEEGVVLSFGVFKSSKVMSKLYKFDKTFNLEDIKNDLIFDDTKAMIIFSDGLKSDAETFLKSVCNLKPEMVIAGGRAGDKEFKQTYVFTEEELTDNGCVIATISSNDLIVNSDYIFQWTAVGREMEVTKTKDNVLYELDGIPIIDIYRKYLGEDVVKNMPASCMPFPLVLNKEVLLVARDPVGVTNDNGLIFGGKFEEGDKVRFSFANIEDLISNLDVYFEKFQSIPAEAVYVYSCVARKALLQNKLMDEINILNSLAPAVGFFTFGEFFHSRKIVELLNVTTTFMMLSESKKVLKKKLKKGALNHFDPIRKALTNLVKVTTQELENISTHDSLTSLYNRSEYKRILEKKIKSAQRYGDKFGLIMMDIDFFKRVNDKYGHNVGDEVLKIFASILKEYVREDDFVARWGGEEFIIIANHAGNKELEKLTKKLQKEIAKTSFAPAPQLCASFGLTAYIAGDTEESIFKRVDDALYMAKQTGRDKYIIS; encoded by the coding sequence ATGAAAAGTTTTAATATGTTATTTCAAGATGAGAAATCATTAGATGAATTTATTACATTACATCCCATAGATGAGGCGAAGAATCTTTTTGTTCAAATTTTCAGCGGTGTTGTAGATATTGATATTTTTATGAAGATATCTCGAATACTCAAAGAGAAGCTTCCACATGCAAATATTATTGGTACAACGACTAACGGAGAGATTTTTGATGGTGAGATGCTTGAAGAGGGTGTTGTGCTCTCGTTTGGTGTTTTTAAAAGTTCAAAAGTCATGTCCAAGTTATATAAATTTGATAAAACATTTAATTTAGAAGATATTAAAAATGATTTGATTTTTGATGATACAAAAGCGATGATTATCTTTAGTGACGGACTGAAAAGTGATGCAGAGACTTTTTTAAAATCTGTATGTAACCTCAAGCCTGAGATGGTCATTGCCGGTGGAAGAGCAGGAGACAAAGAGTTTAAGCAGACTTATGTCTTTACAGAAGAAGAGTTAACGGACAACGGCTGTGTGATTGCAACGATTAGCAGCAATGATTTGATTGTGAATAGTGACTATATTTTTCAGTGGACTGCTGTCGGCAGAGAGATGGAAGTGACAAAAACTAAGGACAATGTTTTATACGAACTTGATGGTATTCCTATTATAGATATTTATAGAAAATACCTTGGAGAAGATGTTGTCAAGAATATGCCCGCATCATGTATGCCTTTTCCGCTTGTTTTAAATAAAGAGGTTTTGCTAGTTGCAAGAGATCCTGTTGGAGTTACAAATGATAATGGCCTGATTTTTGGAGGTAAATTTGAAGAGGGTGACAAAGTGCGTTTTAGTTTTGCAAATATTGAAGATTTAATAAGTAATTTGGATGTTTATTTTGAAAAATTTCAAAGTATACCTGCCGAAGCAGTGTATGTTTATTCTTGTGTGGCAAGAAAAGCACTGCTACAAAATAAACTAATGGATGAGATAAATATACTCAATTCATTAGCTCCTGCAGTTGGGTTTTTCACTTTTGGAGAGTTTTTTCATTCTAGAAAAATTGTCGAACTCTTAAATGTGACGACAACTTTTATGATGCTCTCAGAATCGAAAAAAGTTCTCAAAAAAAAGTTGAAAAAAGGTGCACTCAACCATTTTGATCCTATTAGAAAAGCACTGACAAATTTGGTAAAAGTGACAACACAGGAACTTGAAAATATTTCGACGCATGATAGTCTGACATCTTTATATAATAGAAGTGAATATAAGCGAATACTAGAAAAAAAAATAAAAAGTGCACAAAGATACGGGGATAAATTTGGGCTCATTATGATGGATATAGATTTTTTCAAACGCGTGAATGATAAGTATGGTCATAATGTAGGCGATGAGGTGCTCAAAATTTTTGCTTCTATACTTAAAGAGTATGTAAGAGAAGATGATTTTGTGGCAAGATGGGGCGGAGAGGAATTTATAATTATTGCCAACCATGCCGGCAATAAAGAACTTGAAAAACTGACAAAAAAACTTCAAAAAGAGATTGCAAAAACATCTTTTGCGCCTGCACCACAACTGTGTGCATCATTTGGATTGACTGCTTATATTGCGGGTGATACGGAGGAGAGTATATTTAAAAGAGTCGATGATGCGCTCTATATGGCAAAACAAACAGGACGAGATAAATATATAATTAGTTAA
- a CDS encoding ABC-F family ATP-binding cassette domain-containing protein, with protein MIQLTNISKSFTTQELFTNLNLKLNSGNRLGLVGRNGSGKSTLFKIITGEDHADEGEVIIPKNYRIGTLKQHLSFSEKTLKEEAALALNEEMQYDTYRVEKILFGLGFSVDDLDKDPLSFSGGYQIRINLAKLLVTEPNLLLLDEPTNYLDIVSLRWLQTFLRNFDGEVILITHDRNFMDAVCTHTAGIVRKNIKMVEGSTHKFYAQLQADDELHQKQKLSQDKKVKELEEFIAKNKARASTASLAQSKVKQLQKMDRLEDLNLDTSLAFNFNYKETPAKVLLDVKDLSFGYNPDTPLFQNISFTLAKGETLGIIGKNGKGKSTLLNTIAGELKPNSGEINFNASTKFAHFGQTNIAHLSPDNTIMDEIYNANAKLSEANVRSICGAMMFSGESAEKKISLLSGGEKSRVMLGQIIAKDVNLLLLDEPTNHLDMQSIEALTNAINNFQGSSIIVTHSEELLRRVCDRLIIFAKEGAEYFDGGYDDFLAKIGWEDQEETEEKVKEAPKSNHKENKKLRAELIRERNKLTSPLKKKVDKLEDKIMELENTLSLKHEELVEASNAGDSATLMELSKTVSAMENQVETMFEELELQQTALDDIMQEYDEKIQITK; from the coding sequence ATGATTCAACTAACAAATATTTCAAAATCTTTTACAACACAAGAACTTTTTACAAACCTTAATCTGAAGCTCAATTCAGGAAACCGTCTTGGGCTTGTCGGGCGTAATGGGAGCGGAAAGTCTACTCTTTTTAAAATCATCACAGGTGAAGACCATGCAGATGAAGGGGAAGTCATCATCCCTAAAAATTACCGTATCGGTACACTCAAACAGCATCTGAGCTTTAGTGAAAAAACACTCAAAGAAGAAGCTGCACTTGCGCTGAATGAAGAGATGCAATATGACACATACAGGGTTGAGAAAATTCTTTTCGGACTTGGCTTCAGTGTAGATGATTTGGACAAAGATCCGCTTTCCTTCTCAGGCGGCTATCAAATACGCATAAATCTTGCAAAGCTATTAGTCACAGAACCCAATTTATTATTGCTCGATGAACCGACCAACTATCTTGATATTGTTTCTTTGCGCTGGCTGCAGACATTTTTAAGAAATTTTGACGGCGAAGTAATACTGATAACCCACGACAGAAACTTCATGGACGCCGTTTGCACGCACACAGCCGGAATAGTGCGAAAAAATATTAAAATGGTCGAAGGCAGTACACATAAATTTTATGCCCAGCTCCAAGCAGATGATGAACTCCACCAAAAACAAAAACTCTCCCAAGACAAAAAAGTAAAAGAGCTTGAGGAGTTCATAGCCAAAAACAAAGCCCGTGCCTCTACGGCTTCACTTGCACAGTCCAAGGTAAAACAGCTCCAAAAGATGGACCGACTCGAAGACCTAAACTTGGATACATCTCTCGCTTTTAACTTTAACTACAAAGAGACACCTGCAAAAGTGCTTCTTGATGTCAAAGATTTGAGTTTTGGCTACAATCCTGATACCCCGCTTTTTCAAAATATTTCATTTACGCTGGCAAAAGGTGAAACACTCGGCATCATCGGGAAAAACGGTAAAGGAAAATCAACCCTTTTAAACACCATTGCAGGCGAACTCAAACCAAACAGCGGAGAAATAAATTTTAATGCCTCCACAAAATTTGCCCACTTCGGGCAGACAAATATAGCCCATCTAAGCCCTGACAATACCATCATGGATGAAATTTACAATGCCAACGCAAAACTCAGTGAAGCAAATGTCAGAAGTATCTGCGGGGCGATGATGTTCAGCGGCGAGAGTGCCGAGAAAAAAATTTCACTGCTCTCAGGCGGCGAAAAAAGCCGCGTTATGCTTGGACAGATCATAGCCAAAGATGTAAATCTGCTGCTTTTAGATGAACCGACAAATCACCTCGATATGCAAAGCATAGAAGCCCTCACAAACGCTATAAACAACTTTCAAGGCTCAAGCATCATCGTAACCCACTCCGAAGAGTTGTTGCGCCGTGTATGTGACCGACTTATCATTTTTGCAAAAGAGGGAGCAGAGTATTTTGACGGCGGATATGATGACTTTTTGGCAAAAATCGGCTGGGAAGATCAAGAGGAAACAGAAGAAAAAGTAAAAGAGGCACCAAAATCAAACCATAAAGAAAATAAAAAACTTCGCGCCGAGCTTATACGAGAGCGCAATAAACTCACTTCCCCACTTAAGAAAAAAGTCGATAAACTTGAAGACAAAATCATGGAACTTGAAAACACGCTTTCACTCAAGCATGAAGAGCTTGTAGAAGCTTCAAATGCAGGAGACAGTGCTACTTTGATGGAACTCTCAAAAACCGTCTCAGCAATGGAAAATCAAGTTGAGACAATGTTTGAAGAGTTAGAGCTCCAGCAGACGGCACTTGATGACATCATGCAGGAGTATGATGAAAAAATACAAATCACTAAGTAA
- a CDS encoding bacteriohemerythrin, with protein MIEWNEGLNLGIKDLDDDHKQLLNIINELLDAINKDMAANIIAEKFTQLQSYTQSHYRREEEYLRKCGCIKLKEYKAKQHIFNNKIVNLKKKLASLQNYEIFQEISLFLTEWLVSHIIEDNISAINALGECDLNQKKEEADTSFFARLSKKTTDKFSFTKRIFFSVLIPFMGMLLFGSIVIFANFNKYLDMKKIYTITSVIPYTNDLIHNLQIERGLSSGSLSSREGKFKDALQKERKIVDKKLIAFINKINTSSTFSAIPIEPYIKIFSKNRVLLANVRKKIDNRTVSKKKAISIYTNIIKDMLEITPKLASLKITKELSSSIITLSALQNFKESLGLERAYGTIILENKNASAEEYIAFMQLLSRRDTFLYMFNNTATKAQKTTVNSIMSSIKIKKINKDEKDIRNYHFGNLDSKNWFKLTTEFINRVKLFEDKCTSDINTYVETQIDDTVINFIIWIIFNTFILFITLFILYTFRSSTKLQIEQLTKAMKNLARGGRSLRLSPIKLHRDEMAYIYDAYEITRQNLLKGDIYTQMYLNQKEIELKNKQKENLQLEEMAFIDPLTGAVNRRKGEELFALELERATRYKRDLSFLMLDIDHFKQVNDTYGHAVGDEVLKHFSSICLKMARHLDVVARIGGEEFAVMLPETNSEGAYEFAERFREKICNSSVIIDNTTTIKYSVSIGISSLDITYDKDVKTILERADKALYQAKKSGRNTTNIYIT; from the coding sequence ATGATAGAATGGAATGAAGGCTTAAATCTTGGTATAAAAGATTTAGATGATGACCATAAGCAACTGTTAAATATTATAAATGAACTGTTAGATGCTATAAACAAGGATATGGCAGCTAATATCATTGCAGAGAAATTTACACAATTACAATCCTATACCCAAAGTCACTATAGACGAGAAGAGGAGTATTTAAGAAAATGTGGATGCATAAAGCTTAAAGAGTATAAAGCCAAGCAGCATATATTTAATAATAAAATTGTAAATTTAAAAAAGAAATTAGCATCTTTGCAAAATTATGAAATATTTCAAGAAATTAGTTTATTTTTAACAGAATGGTTAGTCAGTCATATTATAGAAGACAATATTTCAGCTATTAATGCTCTTGGAGAATGTGATTTAAATCAAAAAAAAGAGGAGGCTGATACCTCTTTTTTTGCAAGATTAAGTAAAAAAACGACTGATAAGTTTAGTTTTACAAAGCGGATATTTTTCTCTGTTTTGATTCCTTTTATGGGAATGCTGCTTTTTGGTTCTATTGTTATATTTGCTAATTTCAATAAGTATTTAGATATGAAAAAGATATATACAATTACAAGTGTTATTCCATATACAAATGATCTTATACACAATTTGCAAATTGAAAGAGGTTTAAGCAGCGGTAGTTTAAGTTCAAGAGAAGGGAAATTCAAAGATGCTTTACAAAAAGAAAGAAAAATAGTTGATAAAAAATTAATAGCATTTATAAATAAAATAAATACCAGTTCAACTTTCAGTGCAATACCTATAGAGCCATATATAAAAATATTTAGCAAGAATAGAGTACTTTTAGCAAATGTTCGTAAAAAAATTGACAATAGAACAGTATCTAAAAAGAAAGCAATAAGTATTTATACAAATATAATAAAGGATATGCTTGAGATAACCCCAAAATTAGCATCATTAAAAATTACTAAAGAGTTGTCTTCTTCTATAATTACATTATCAGCTCTTCAAAACTTCAAAGAATCTCTTGGACTGGAAAGAGCATACGGAACAATTATATTAGAAAATAAAAATGCAAGTGCAGAAGAATATATTGCTTTTATGCAATTATTAAGCAGGCGGGATACTTTTTTATATATGTTTAACAATACAGCTACTAAAGCACAAAAAACAACTGTTAATTCCATTATGTCTTCCATAAAGATAAAAAAGATTAACAAGGATGAAAAAGATATTAGAAATTATCATTTTGGTAACTTAGATTCTAAGAACTGGTTTAAGTTAACAACAGAATTTATCAATAGAGTTAAGTTATTTGAAGATAAATGTACATCAGATATTAATACATATGTTGAAACTCAAATAGATGATACGGTCATAAATTTTATTATATGGATTATATTTAATACGTTTATACTTTTTATAACTTTATTCATATTATATACTTTTAGGAGCAGCACAAAGTTACAGATAGAACAACTAACAAAAGCAATGAAAAATCTGGCAAGAGGAGGGAGAAGTTTAAGACTTTCTCCGATAAAACTGCATAGAGATGAGATGGCTTATATATATGATGCTTATGAGATAACAAGACAAAATCTTCTTAAAGGTGATATATACACACAGATGTACCTCAATCAAAAAGAGATAGAATTAAAAAACAAACAAAAAGAAAATCTACAACTTGAAGAGATGGCATTTATTGACCCCTTAACGGGTGCAGTTAATCGTCGTAAAGGTGAAGAGCTCTTTGCTTTAGAGCTTGAACGCGCTACCCGATATAAAAGGGATTTAAGCTTTTTAATGCTTGATATTGACCATTTTAAGCAGGTGAACGATACTTATGGACATGCCGTAGGAGATGAAGTGCTTAAACATTTTTCATCTATATGCCTGAAGATGGCTAGACATTTAGATGTGGTTGCCAGAATCGGCGGAGAAGAATTTGCGGTAATGCTTCCTGAGACTAATAGTGAAGGTGCTTATGAATTTGCCGAGAGATTTCGTGAAAAGATTTGTAATTCCAGTGTTATCATAGATAATACTACGACAATAAAGTATAGTGTGAGTATTGGTATTTCAAGTTTAGATATAACTTATGACAAAGATGTAAAAACAATTTTAGAAAGAGCAGATAAAGCTCTTTATCAGGCCAAAAAGTCGGGAAGAAATACTACCAATATATATATTACTTAG